The following coding sequences are from one Epilithonimonas vandammei window:
- a CDS encoding aspartate carbamoyltransferase catalytic subunit gives MIKLSRTSTESIEKILQEAQQFADGKISKIEGDVFAANLFFENSTRTKTSFEVAEKKLGLKVIDFEADKSSIAKGETLLDTIKTLEAIGVEVAAIRHSETRYYDALKDTKLSIVNAGDGTGHHPSQAILDAMTIIQEFGKIEGLKIGIVGDVKHSRVANSDAGLFRRLGAKVYFSGPEFWFDEGMLVNGTYMQFDDLVKEVDVLILLRIQHERHEKSFNFKSEDYLKKFGLTKEREAKMKPTSIIMHPAPINRGVEIDSELVECERSRIFKQMQNGVFARMAILKYDLENRGFKFIDSKN, from the coding sequence ATGATTAAGCTTTCACGCACATCTACAGAAAGTATAGAGAAAATTTTGCAAGAAGCGCAGCAGTTTGCAGATGGAAAAATCAGCAAAATTGAAGGCGATGTTTTCGCCGCGAACCTGTTTTTTGAGAATAGCACGAGAACTAAAACAAGTTTTGAAGTTGCCGAAAAGAAATTAGGACTTAAAGTTATCGATTTCGAAGCTGATAAAAGTTCCATTGCAAAAGGCGAAACACTTTTGGATACGATTAAAACTCTGGAAGCTATTGGCGTAGAAGTCGCTGCAATCAGACATTCGGAAACACGTTATTATGACGCATTGAAAGATACTAAATTAAGTATCGTAAATGCAGGTGACGGAACGGGACATCATCCTTCGCAAGCCATTTTGGATGCAATGACAATCATTCAGGAATTTGGAAAGATTGAAGGTCTTAAAATCGGAATCGTAGGTGATGTAAAGCACAGTCGAGTTGCGAACTCTGATGCAGGCTTATTCAGAAGATTAGGAGCGAAAGTTTATTTCTCCGGACCAGAATTTTGGTTTGACGAAGGAATGTTGGTGAACGGAACTTATATGCAGTTTGATGATTTGGTAAAGGAAGTTGACGTTTTGATTTTATTAAGAATCCAGCACGAGCGTCACGAGAAAAGCTTCAATTTCAAATCGGAAGATTATCTGAAGAAATTTGGATTGACAAAAGAACGTGAAGCGAAAATGAAACCAACATCCATTATTATGCATCCGGCGCCAATCAATAGAGGTGTGGAAATTGATTCAGAATTGGTTGAATGCGAAAGGTCGAGAATTTTCAAACAAATGCAGAACGGCGTTTTTGCGAGAATGGCAATCCTTAAATATGATTTAGAAAATAGAGGATTCAAATTCATCGACTCCAAAAATTAA
- a CDS encoding Lrp/AsnC family transcriptional regulator: MGLDKKDKLILSLLQEDSTLSVKEISEKIGLTFTPTYERIKNLEKQGVVEKYVAILNREKLGINIVVYCNIRLKEQSQKTLKEFEDYISKYDEVQEIISLSGEYDYMLKILASDINSYNNFTVNIISNGPNIGQYHSSIVLAEVKKTTKFKLD, encoded by the coding sequence ATGGGATTGGATAAAAAAGACAAATTAATACTTTCGCTTCTACAAGAGGATTCTACGCTATCTGTAAAAGAAATTTCTGAAAAAATCGGACTGACTTTTACTCCAACTTACGAACGCATCAAAAACCTTGAAAAACAAGGTGTCGTAGAAAAATATGTTGCGATTTTGAACCGAGAAAAACTCGGCATTAACATCGTGGTTTATTGCAATATTCGTCTGAAAGAACAATCTCAAAAAACACTTAAAGAATTCGAAGATTATATTTCCAAATATGATGAAGTACAGGAAATCATCAGTCTTTCCGGCGAATATGATTATATGTTGAAAATTCTTGCGAGTGATATCAATTCGTACAATAATTTTACGGTCAATATAATCTCCAACGGTCCTAACATCGGGCAATATCACAGTTCTATTGTTCTTGCCGAAGTTAAAAAGACGACTAAGTTTAAGTTGGATTAA
- the argH gene encoding argininosuccinate lyase, producing the protein MKKIWQKDNTKTNDLVNKFTVGKDLDFDDRLAKYDVLGSIAHAKMLAEVGLIRLDEEQAIVAVLEEVLSEIEKGSFEIDKTAEDIHSQIETILIEKLGETGKKIHTARSRNDQVLTDIKLYLLDEIREITERTDSFFQILKDKANQHKNVLLPGYTHFQVAMPSSFGLWFGAYAESLVDDLELLFATKNIINKNPLGSAAGYGSSFPIDRESTTYKLDFRTLNYNVVYAQMTRGKSEKLLANSLSVLAGTLSKFSYDVCLYLSQNFDFISFPKEFTTGSSIMPHKKNPDIFELVRARCNRIQALPNELILLMNNLPSGYHRDLQLTKEILFPAIDSLKECLEILIYTLPNIEVKDNILDDEKYKYIFSVEKINEEVKNGKSFRDAYIQIGQEIEKELFEYDYKELHHSHQGSLGNLCLDEIEYQFNKVRDKLLG; encoded by the coding sequence ATGAAAAAAATTTGGCAAAAAGATAATACGAAAACCAATGATTTGGTTAACAAATTCACGGTCGGGAAAGACTTGGATTTTGACGACAGATTAGCAAAATACGATGTGTTGGGTTCTATTGCTCACGCAAAAATGTTAGCAGAAGTCGGATTGATCCGTTTGGATGAAGAGCAGGCGATTGTTGCGGTTTTGGAAGAAGTTCTTTCAGAAATCGAAAAAGGAAGCTTCGAAATCGATAAAACTGCAGAAGATATCCATTCGCAAATCGAAACGATTCTCATCGAGAAACTTGGCGAAACAGGAAAAAAAATCCATACAGCAAGGTCAAGAAACGACCAAGTTTTAACGGATATCAAATTATATCTTCTAGACGAAATCAGAGAAATCACGGAAAGAACCGACTCGTTTTTTCAAATATTGAAAGACAAAGCGAATCAACATAAAAACGTTTTATTGCCTGGTTATACGCATTTTCAGGTTGCTATGCCTTCGTCTTTTGGCTTGTGGTTTGGCGCGTATGCAGAATCTTTGGTTGACGATTTGGAATTGCTGTTTGCAACGAAGAATATCATCAACAAAAATCCTTTAGGTTCTGCTGCAGGTTACGGTTCTTCTTTCCCGATTGACAGAGAAAGCACAACTTATAAACTAGATTTCAGAACACTTAATTATAACGTTGTTTATGCGCAAATGACACGTGGAAAATCCGAAAAATTATTGGCGAATTCGCTTTCGGTTTTGGCTGGAACTTTAAGCAAGTTTTCTTACGACGTTTGTCTTTATTTGAGTCAGAATTTTGATTTCATCAGCTTTCCAAAAGAATTTACAACCGGGAGCAGCATAATGCCTCACAAGAAAAATCCTGATATTTTCGAATTGGTAAGAGCGAGATGTAACAGGATTCAGGCTTTACCCAATGAATTGATTTTGTTGATGAATAATCTTCCTTCTGGTTATCACAGAGATTTGCAGTTGACAAAAGAAATCCTTTTTCCCGCCATCGATTCTCTGAAAGAATGTTTGGAAATCCTGATTTACACGCTTCCGAACATCGAAGTGAAAGATAATATTTTGGATGATGAAAAATACAAATACATCTTCAGTGTAGAAAAAATCAATGAAGAAGTGAAGAATGGAAAGTCATTCCGTGATGCTTATATTCAAATCGGACAAGAGATTGAAAAAGAGCTTTTTGAATACGATTACAAAGAACTCCATCATTCTCATCAAGGCAGTTTAGGAAATCTTTGCCTCGATGAAATCGAATATCAATTCAATAAAGTTAGAGATAAATTGTTGGGTTAA
- a CDS encoding M20 family metallo-hydrolase: MKELKSVFSREELTENAVKLLKKLIATPSMSRDEYNVSLIIEGFFNEHQLTVNRFKNNIWATNKHFDAGKPSILLNTHHDTVKPNKAYTLDPFIPVEKEGKLFGLGSNDAGASLVAMVQTFLYFYEAEDLTHNLVIALTAEEEISGLDGIEALFPQLPNVELAIVGEPTKMNLAIAEKGLLVIDGEMTGTPSHAAHPNSDNAIVKCMQDLQNILNFKFPKVSDYLGEVKVTLSVINAGTQHNVVPEKCNFTLDVRVTDEYTNREVFEIIQSQMKSKLTPRSFRLNSSKIEVNHPFVQAGLALGRTTYGSPTSSDQAIIPCTSVKLGVGDSLRSHTADEFVYIDEIREGIDIYIKILEKIL, encoded by the coding sequence ATGAAGGAACTGAAATCTGTCTTTAGCAGAGAAGAATTAACGGAAAATGCAGTCAAATTACTGAAAAAACTCATTGCAACGCCGTCTATGAGCCGAGACGAATATAATGTTTCGCTCATCATTGAAGGATTTTTCAATGAGCATCAGCTGACTGTGAACCGATTCAAAAATAACATTTGGGCAACCAACAAACATTTTGATGCAGGCAAACCTTCGATTCTTCTAAACACGCATCACGACACGGTAAAACCGAACAAAGCTTACACTTTGGACCCGTTTATTCCTGTGGAAAAAGAGGGGAAATTATTTGGTTTGGGAAGCAACGATGCAGGTGCGTCTTTGGTGGCAATGGTGCAGACGTTTCTTTATTTTTATGAAGCTGAAGATTTGACTCATAATTTGGTGATAGCTTTGACAGCTGAGGAAGAAATCTCTGGTTTGGACGGAATTGAAGCATTATTTCCTCAACTTCCGAATGTAGAATTAGCAATCGTAGGCGAACCTACAAAAATGAATTTGGCAATTGCAGAAAAAGGTTTGTTGGTTATTGACGGAGAAATGACGGGAACGCCTTCCCACGCCGCGCATCCGAACAGTGACAATGCGATTGTGAAGTGTATGCAGGATTTGCAAAATATTTTGAACTTCAAATTTCCAAAAGTTTCGGATTATCTGGGGGAAGTGAAAGTGACTTTGTCGGTTATCAATGCGGGAACTCAGCACAATGTGGTTCCTGAAAAATGCAATTTTACTTTAGATGTGCGTGTCACAGACGAATATACGAATCGCGAAGTTTTTGAAATCATTCAATCGCAGATGAAATCGAAACTCACGCCGAGATCATTCCGTCTTAATTCCTCAAAAATCGAGGTCAATCATCCGTTTGTTCAGGCTGGATTGGCTTTGGGAAGGACAACTTACGGTTCGCCGACATCTTCCGACCAAGCGATTATTCCTTGCACATCGGTCAAGTTGGGCGTTGGCGATAGTCTGCGTTCTCACACAGCGGACGAGTTTGTTTACATCGACGAAATCCGTGAAGGCATCGATATTTACATCAAAATATTAGAAAAAATATTGTAA